Proteins from a genomic interval of Musa acuminata AAA Group cultivar baxijiao chromosome BXJ1-9, Cavendish_Baxijiao_AAA, whole genome shotgun sequence:
- the LOC135594270 gene encoding glutamine synthetase root isozyme A-like gives MSGTLLLCCRGRQKLLAETWLMIMTRLVFLLVSTSVALLGKSVGVPSWPLPLLSLLVMNCGLLVTFLRITEIAGVVLSFDPKPIQGDWNGAGAHTNYCTKSMRCDGGYEVIKEADKKLLARGTRSTSLHTEKATSVVSPGDTRLLISIPSYGLFRRPEANIKQGSLCRHFHDC, from the exons ATGTCAGGGACCCTACTACTGTGCTGCCGGGGAAGACAAAAGCTTTTGGCCGAGACATGGTTGATGATCATGACAAGGCTCGTCTTTTTGCTGGTATCAACATCGGTGGCATTATTGGGGAAGTCAG TGGGAGTTCCAAGTTGGCCCCTGCCGTTGTTATCTCTGCTGGTGATGAACTGTGGGTTGCTCGTTACATTCTTGAG GATCACCGAAATTGCAGGTGTAGTTCTTTCTTTTGATCCGAAGCCAATCCAG GGAGATTGGAATGGTGCTGGTGCTCACACGAACTACTG CACCAAGTCCATGAGATGCGATGGAGGATACGAAGTCATCAAGGAGGCCGACAAGAAGCTCTTGGCAAGAGGCACAAGGAGCACATCGCTGCATACGGAGAAGGCAACGAGCGTCGTCTCACCGGGCGACACGAGACTGCTGATATCAATACCTTCTTATGG GTTATTTCGAAGACCGGAGGCCAACATCAAACAAGGATCCCTATGTCGTCACTTCCATGATTGCTGA